One window of Pyrus communis chromosome 12, drPyrComm1.1, whole genome shotgun sequence genomic DNA carries:
- the LOC137711112 gene encoding beta-amylase 3, chloroplastic-like: protein MTLTLRSSTSFVNLKDHKGLKTSGDSPGTICFAQIKPSCCVRAKSSMQETRLLHENLMTISDGRRELLHALPGIAHTSSDNKVPVYVMLPLDTVSHGGHLNKPRAMNASLMALKQAGVEGVMVDVWWGLVEEDGPSKYNWEGYAELVQMVQKHGMKIQVVMSFHQCGGNVGDSCSIPLPPWVLEEVSKNPDLVYTDKSGRRNPEYISLGCDSLPVLGGRTPIQVYTDYMRSFHDRFIDCLGDVIVEIQVGMGPCGELRYPAYPESNGTWRFPGIGEFQCYDKYMRASLEASAEALGKRDWGRSGPHDSGQYNQFPEDTGFFKREGTWNTEYGQFFLEWYSGKLLRHGDRILSAAKGVFQGSGAKLSGKIAGIHWHYGSRSHAAELTAGYYNTRHRDGYVPTARMFSKNRVVLNFTCMEMKDREQPEHANCSPEGLVRQVKMATKSAGIDLAGENALERYDTGAFAHVLATSRSDSGNSLSAFTYLRMNKRLFEGDNWRNMVEFVRSMAEGGRNRSLSECDSTGSDLFVRFIKEKKVEKTKETVLV from the exons ATGACGTTAACTCTCCGTTCTTCAACTTCGTTCGTCAATCTTAAAGACCATAAGGGCCTTAAAACCTCCGGCGACTCCCCCGGCACGATATGCTTTGCGCAAATCAAGCCATCATGCTGTGTCCGGGCAAAGAGTTCAATGCAAGAAACACGGCTCTTGCACGAGAACTTAATGACCATCTCTGATGGAAGGAGAGAGTTGCTTCATGCACTCCCAGGTATTGCTCACACCAGCTCCGACAACAAGGTGCCTGTGTACGTGATGCTTCCGCTTGATACGGTGAGTCACGGAGGGCATTTGAATAAGCCGAGAGCAATGAATGCGAGTTTGATGGCCCTGAAGCAAGCAGGGGTTGAAGGAGTTATGGTGGATGTGTGGTGGGGATTGGTGGAGGAGGACGGACCTTCCAAGTACAACTGGGAAGGGTATGCCGAGCTTGTGCAGATGGTGCAAAAGCACGGCATGAAGATCCAAGTCGTCATGTCTTTTCATCAGTGCGGAGGAAATGTTGGAGACTCATGCAG CATTCCTTTACCTCCATGGGTGCTTGAAGAAGTCAGCAAGAACCCTGACCTTGTTTACACAGACAAATCAGGCAGGAGGAATCCTGAGTACATATCCTTGGGATGTGATTCATTGCCTGTTCTCGGAGGAAGAACTCCCATTCAGGTCTACACCGATTACATGAGGAGCTTCCACGACAGATTCATTGACTGCTTGGGCGACGTTATTGTG GAAATTCAAGTAGGCATGGGTCCTTGTGGGGAGCTCAGATATCCAGCTTATCCAGAAAGCAACGGAACTTGGAGGTTTCCTGGAATCGGGGAATTCCAATGTTATGACAAG TACATGAGAGCTTCCTTGGAAGCATCAGCAGAGGCACTGGGGAAGAGAGATTGGGGAAGAAGTGGACCCCATGACTCCGGCCAGTACAATCAATTTCCTGAAGACACCGGATTTTTCAAAAGAGAGGGAACATGGAACACCGAGTATGGACAGTTCTTCCTGGAATGGTACTCCGGAAAGTTACTAAGACACGGAGATAGAATATTGTCAGCTGCGAAAGGAGTATTCCAAGGATCTGGAGCTAAACTATCCGGAAAGATTGCTGGGATTCACTGGCACTACGGATCAAGATCACATGCGGCTGAATTAACTGCAGGCTACTACAACACTAGACACAGAGATGGTTACGTACCAACAGCCAGGATGTTCAGCAAAAACAGGGTTGTATTAAACTTCACCTGCATGGAAATGAAAGATAGAGAACAGCCTGAACACGCAAATTGCTCACCAGAAGGTCTGGTGAGGCAGGTAAAGATGGCGACCAAGAGTGCTGGAATTGACCTAGCAGGAGAAAATGCCCTGGAGAGGTATGACACTGGTGCGTTTGCACATGTTTTAGCAACAAGCAGATCAGATTCCGGCAATTCACTAAGTGCATTTACATATCTCCGAATGAACAAGAGATTGTTCGAGGGGGATAACTGGAGGAACATGGTTGAATTTGTGAGAAGCATGGCAGAAGGTGGCCGGAACAGAAGTCTTTCAGAGTGCGACTCTACCGGAAGCGACCTCTTTGTTCGTTTTATCAAAGAGAAGAAAGTCGAGAAAACCAAGGAAACTGTTCTTGTGTAG